From Penaeus vannamei isolate JL-2024 chromosome 40, ASM4276789v1, whole genome shotgun sequence, the proteins below share one genomic window:
- the LOC113816495 gene encoding calcium-independent phospholipase A2-gamma: protein MASGGSSVTQWRLMTMLRDYITRTSPSLGTIQKELPEIVRNPLQAFSSSQEVKSEGESDVKKIPVMTKPSETVDERQSEFQKAMKTVNAYIPLYFSQVKLNFSKSDEPQSSEKNLPKWRVKKDRVSKASIDARTRYLVRGLGDHLTEGGRLRKLEDLCGHLRQHPDAKGVAVKNGGIRRLLRILTKTNDRYVEYEAREALALLGHTFPVKGHGIRLLTIDGGGVRGLVALEILKKIEEEAGQPIHELFDYVCGVSTGAILAVLIGVHRSSLDDCEKLYRRLSTQIFTQTTFRGATGLFMKNSYYDSDAWTEILKENMGEMSLIETARNLDTPKMCLVATSANTNRIQAHLFRNYNLPYRVTGHYQGSSLPKLWEAVRASAAAPGYFSEYRVGDLILLDGGLFVNNPTAIALHEAKQLWPEADLQCVLSVGTGRHEPIATTSESSINWGTRIRTILNSATDTEGVHTTMHDLLPGNVYFRFNPYLSDEIGLDEIAADRLAMMMEDTSLYLRKNEAKIEEAVRALVKNKNPLDRAKDWYQQQSLLWPVY from the exons atggcTTCGGGGGGCAGCAGCGTGACCCAGTGGCGGCTGATGACCATGCTCCGCGACTACATAAcgcgcacctccccctccctcggtaCGATACAGAAGGAGTTGCCTGAGATTGTCCGCAACCCTTTGCAGGCCTTCTCGAGCTCGCAGGAGGTCAAGTCAGAAGGCGAGTCAGATGTCAAGAAAATCCCCGTTATGACTAAGCCAAGTG AAACTGTAGACGAGAGACAAAGCGAGTTCCAGAAGGCCATGAAGACTGTGAACGCTTACATTCCACTCTATTTCTCGCAAGTGAAGCTGAATTTCTCAAAGAGTGATGAACCACAAAGCAGTGAAAAGAATTTACCGAAATGGAGAGTGAAGAAAGATAGGGTTTCAAAG GCTAGCATCGATGCGAGGACTAGATACCTCGTGAGGGGTTTAGGAGACCATCTGACAGAGGGTGGGAGACTAAGAAAGCTGGAGGACCTCTGCGGTCACCTCAGACAACACCCTGATGCCAAAGGTGTTGCTGTCAAG AACGGCGGTATAAGAAGGTTGCTTCGGATTTTGACCAAAACGAACGACCGCTATGTGGAGTACGAAGCGCGGGAAGCTTTGGCATTGCTTGGCCACACCTTCCCTGTCAAAGGCCATGGCATTCGGCTTTTGACAATTGATGGCGGTGGTGTTAG AGGTTTGGTTGCTTTGGAAATACTGAAGAAAATTGAAGAGGAAGCCGGCCAGCCAATTCACGAGCTGTTCGATTACGTGTGTGGTGTATCGACTGGAGCCATCTTAGCTGTTTTAATAG GCGTCCACCGCTCCTCATTAGACGACTGTGAAAAATTGTACCGTAGGCTAAGCACGCAGATCTTCACTCAGACTACCTTTAGGGGGGCTACAGGTCTCTTCATGAAAAATTCGTACTATGACTCTGATGCCTGGACGGAGATCCTCAAAGAAAACATGGGAGAGATGTCACTCATTGAAACTGCGAGAAATTTAGATACCCCAAAG ATGTGTCTTGTCGCAACCTCAGCCAACACAAACAGAATCCAGGCCCATCTCTTCCGCAACTACAATCTGCCATACAGGGTCACCGGCCACTATCAGGGAAGCTCTCTGCCGAAGCTGTGGGAAGCTGTGAGGGCCTCGGCTGCCGCTCCAGGCTATTTCTCCGAGTATAGGGTCGGCGATCTTATTCTGCTG GATGGGGGCTTGTTCGTCAACAATCCCACGGCAATCGCACTCCACGAAGCAAAGCAGCTGTGGCCCGAGGCTGACCTCCAGTGCGTGCTTTCCGTGGGCACCGGCCGTCACGAGCCCATTGCCACCACCAGTGAGTCTTCCATTAACTGGGGCACAAGAATACGCACAATCCTCAATAGTGCCACCGACACAGAAG GTGTTCACACAACCATGCACGACCTCTTGCCAGGTAATGTGTACTTCCGCTTCAATCCGTACCTCAGTGACGAAATCGGTCTGGATGAGATTGCCGCCGACCGTTTGGCCATGATGATGGAGGACACGTCTCTGTACCTCCGCAAGAACGAGGCCAAGATAGAGGAAGCTGTCCGCGCACTCGTCAAAAACAAGAACCCTCTAGACCGAGCAAAAGACTGGTATCAACAACAGAGTCTTTTATGGCCTGTATATtag